The DNA window TCGCGATCTTCCGGCGTGCACTGGTAATAGCTCATCACCAGCGGCTGTTCGATCAACGATTCCACGCCGCCCAGGCTGGGGCCGATGCGCGGCAGCTTGACGGAGTCGACCACTTTGGCCGTCCGTTTCCAGTCGGCGTCTTTCACCAGGAACGTCACCAGGCCGCCGTATCCGCTCATGGTACGCTTGGCCACGTCATGATACGGGTGCGATTCCAGCCCCGCGTAGTAGACCCGTTCAATCTTGGGGTGACGATCGAGGAATTCGGCGACCGCCTGGCCGTTGGCGTTGTGTTGTCGCATCCGCAGGGCGAACGTTTTCAAACCGCGTTGCAGCAGGTACATGTTATGGGGCGAGTTGACCGCGCCCATGATGCCGCGCAGATAACGGACGCTTTCCAGCTTGCTCTCATCGCCAATGATCACGCCGGCCAGCAGGTCGTTGTGCCCGCCCAGGTACTTGGTGGCCGAGTGCAGCACGTAGTCGATCCCGTGCGCGAGAGGCCGGACGTTAAACGGCGTGGCGAGCGTGGCGTCGATCAGCGTTTCGACCCCATGGCGGCGGCCGATCTCGGCAAACCGATCCAGGTCGACGATGCTCATGTGCGGATTGGTCGGCGATTCGCTGACCAGCAGTTTGGTGTGGGGGCCGATCACGGCTTCCATCGCGTCGTAGTCGCCCGTTTTCACCTGGCGGGTGACCACGCCAAAGCGGGCCAGGTGCTTATTGCAGAACTCGCGGCTGCGGTGGTAGCACTCATCAAAGAAGACGACTTCATCGCCGGCGCTGAGTTTCGTCATGAACAGGCCGACGATGGCCGCCATCCCGCTGGAATACAAAATGGCGCTCTCGCCGCCTTCCAGCGCGGCCAGCTTGGCTTCGACGACCTTTTCGTTCGGGTTGCCGTAGCGGCCGTATTCCTCGCGCGGCTGCTTCTGTTCGATAAAGTCGATGACATCCTGCGTCGAAGTGAACGTATAGGTCGACGCGAAGACAACCGGATCCGTAATAGAATCCAGCGGTTTCAGCCGGGCTTCGCCGGCATGAATGGCAAGGGTGGAAAATCCCTGGGGACGATCGTTCGCGGTCATAAGCGCGGGGGCTCCGGATATTAGGTCGGGAGGGCCGCGCCAACGGAACAGATCACTCCCCTCCGGAGAACTGGAAAATCTCTACGGAAGGGCCA is part of the Lignipirellula cremea genome and encodes:
- a CDS encoding trans-sulfuration enzyme family protein yields the protein MTANDRPQGFSTLAIHAGEARLKPLDSITDPVVFASTYTFTSTQDVIDFIEQKQPREEYGRYGNPNEKVVEAKLAALEGGESAILYSSGMAAIVGLFMTKLSAGDEVVFFDECYHRSREFCNKHLARFGVVTRQVKTGDYDAMEAVIGPHTKLLVSESPTNPHMSIVDLDRFAEIGRRHGVETLIDATLATPFNVRPLAHGIDYVLHSATKYLGGHNDLLAGVIIGDESKLESVRYLRGIMGAVNSPHNMYLLQRGLKTFALRMRQHNANGQAVAEFLDRHPKIERVYYAGLESHPYHDVAKRTMSGYGGLVTFLVKDADWKRTAKVVDSVKLPRIGPSLGGVESLIEQPLVMSYYQCTPEDREKFGIQDNMIRLACGVEETEDLIADLSQALDQI